The Planctomycetaceae bacterium genome has a segment encoding these proteins:
- a CDS encoding UvrD-helicase domain-containing protein: protein MSEAAPKLTAVQAQAVENGRQSLALSSGAGCGKTLVLALRFTRLLEEHPDPANALGRLVAITFTEKAAAEMRQRVRRELTKAAHRTTGEARRQYRQWISQLPQARISTIHSFCSALLRSRAIEAGVDPDFAVCADEMLSRSMIADAAQQAVLEAVEGGGQEIADLLAACTFQRVLDQVRDLVDMRSRFNPADFTDPAITLKRWQDALPRLRSAAWQRLENDAVIRTALAELATFHCTSPADKLLAFHEQALELGQRLVGDAASRTPETFEQMAAVRPVAVGSDKSWGGEKGAAKAVRDQIKLLRERLETEYEIFSREIGPADKQAAELLATLAQAAVAATKIYDARKRARGLLDFEDLLIRTEALLAADASVRDSLARQADQYLVDECQDTDALQMRLLNWLICGRGEGGAVPEGKLFLVGDAKQSIYRFRGAQVEVFEQLCTRLGREGNKSLDISFRTHRAGLEFVNHLFAPLLEVAQAFQPVSASQPGKAVPQYVPVKANRKELPPGPSVEILLAAPQDGGDDARTMAQAQAVLTARRIHQMIANQERRVWDRQANDWRAVRPGDIAILFARMTPSPDFERALAACDVPYYVVAGTGFFRQQEVFDLLNALRVIDNPFDDVSLMGVLRSSMFALDDNALMHIASRCSRPYLHALQAADLSDALPPGDAAALRTAVTCITRLHAAKDAMAIDAMIGELLGATGFEASLLAQGRGSRPLGNLRMLIDMARRASSDGMSLAAFIAQAGEMILDDSRYEQAAVAAEEQDVVRLMTIHKAKGLEFPVVIVPDLSSGSRPSTAAVLGRADLGLTCKPPQPDDGEEDAPTPLMYDLARRLEAAEDRREDLRRLYVAVTRHQDHLILVGADVRSESGQFKPSSSPLAEMDSVLGIAAAIDSGQQTLPYAGGFQASVASQAAGAMPRIKPAARKGTALLAQSANGDDLAARVLDAAGGESLADTAAEKRPPSGVPGLLGVLPAENAQLTVAVTALADFQTCPMLYRWRYELAVPEIPARAIIGKQGDGDEIGVAMPPGPAIAGFDAAQQGTLFHRCMELLNPPAAQTAGELVSAAAAQLGMDLGSQATEAAAQLQDMLDRLVAQPFWGGLSSSRRRLPELSFALECGRLTLRGQIDLLYQDEGGWHIIDYKSDRVTPDDVPAKVEHYRLQMAAYALAAAKILGEPVADATLYFLRPGVAACVYAGQSGQAARSTIDAVAEELLRCRRGGRFERRRGQYCNYCHYRTLCE from the coding sequence ATGAGCGAGGCGGCGCCCAAACTGACCGCGGTGCAGGCCCAGGCCGTTGAGAACGGCCGACAGAGCCTGGCGCTATCCAGCGGGGCCGGCTGCGGCAAGACGCTCGTGCTGGCGCTGCGGTTCACGCGGTTGCTTGAAGAACACCCCGACCCCGCCAACGCCCTGGGGCGCCTGGTGGCTATCACGTTCACCGAGAAAGCCGCCGCCGAGATGCGCCAGCGCGTGCGGCGAGAGCTGACCAAGGCCGCCCACCGCACCACCGGCGAGGCGCGCCGGCAGTACCGCCAGTGGATCTCGCAACTCCCCCAGGCGCGCATCTCGACGATCCACAGCTTCTGCTCGGCGCTGCTGCGCAGCCGGGCCATCGAGGCGGGAGTCGATCCGGATTTTGCCGTCTGCGCCGACGAGATGCTCAGCAGGTCGATGATCGCCGACGCCGCACAGCAGGCGGTGCTCGAGGCCGTCGAGGGCGGCGGGCAGGAGATCGCCGACCTGCTGGCGGCCTGCACGTTCCAGCGCGTGCTCGACCAGGTGCGAGACCTCGTCGACATGCGCAGCCGCTTCAACCCTGCAGATTTCACCGACCCGGCCATCACGCTGAAGCGATGGCAGGACGCCCTGCCGCGGCTTCGCAGCGCCGCCTGGCAGAGGCTGGAGAATGACGCGGTCATCCGGACAGCCCTGGCGGAGCTGGCGACGTTCCATTGCACCTCGCCGGCGGACAAACTGCTGGCATTTCACGAGCAGGCGCTGGAGCTGGGTCAGCGGCTGGTGGGCGACGCCGCGTCGCGCACACCCGAGACGTTCGAGCAGATGGCGGCAGTGCGCCCCGTGGCGGTTGGTTCCGATAAAAGCTGGGGCGGCGAAAAAGGCGCCGCCAAGGCCGTGCGAGACCAGATCAAGCTGCTGCGCGAGCGGCTCGAAACGGAATACGAGATTTTCTCGCGAGAGATCGGTCCGGCCGACAAGCAGGCGGCGGAACTGCTGGCCACGCTGGCGCAGGCCGCGGTAGCGGCGACGAAAATCTACGACGCCCGCAAGCGCGCCCGGGGATTGCTGGACTTCGAAGACCTGCTTATCCGCACTGAGGCGCTGCTGGCAGCCGACGCGTCCGTGCGCGACAGCCTGGCCCGCCAGGCGGACCAGTACCTCGTCGATGAGTGCCAGGACACCGACGCGCTGCAGATGCGGCTGTTGAACTGGCTGATCTGCGGCCGCGGCGAGGGCGGGGCGGTTCCCGAGGGCAAGCTGTTCCTGGTAGGCGACGCCAAGCAGAGCATCTATCGCTTCCGGGGGGCGCAGGTGGAGGTTTTCGAGCAGCTCTGCACGCGCCTGGGGCGCGAGGGCAACAAGAGCTTGGACATTTCCTTCCGCACGCACCGCGCGGGGCTGGAGTTCGTCAACCATCTCTTCGCTCCGCTGCTGGAAGTGGCACAGGCTTTCCAGCCTGTGTCGGCATCACAGCCTGGAAAGGCTGTGCCACAGTACGTGCCCGTCAAGGCCAATCGAAAGGAACTGCCGCCCGGGCCTTCAGTCGAGATTCTGCTGGCCGCGCCCCAGGACGGCGGCGACGACGCCCGCACCATGGCCCAGGCCCAGGCGGTGCTCACGGCCAGGCGAATCCACCAGATGATCGCGAACCAGGAAAGGCGCGTCTGGGACCGCCAGGCCAACGACTGGCGGGCGGTGCGCCCCGGCGACATCGCCATCCTCTTCGCCCGCATGACGCCCAGCCCGGACTTCGAGCGGGCCCTGGCCGCGTGCGACGTCCCCTACTACGTCGTGGCCGGCACGGGCTTCTTCCGACAGCAGGAGGTTTTCGACCTGCTCAACGCCCTGCGCGTCATCGACAATCCCTTCGACGACGTCTCGCTGATGGGCGTGCTCCGCAGCAGCATGTTCGCCCTGGACGACAACGCCCTGATGCACATCGCCTCGCGCTGCAGCCGCCCGTACCTACACGCGTTGCAGGCGGCGGACCTGTCCGATGCCCTGCCGCCCGGTGACGCCGCCGCGCTGCGGACGGCTGTCACGTGCATCACCCGCCTGCATGCAGCCAAGGACGCGATGGCCATCGATGCGATGATCGGCGAGCTGCTGGGCGCGACCGGATTCGAAGCCTCGCTGCTGGCCCAGGGACGCGGCAGCCGCCCCCTGGGCAACCTGAGGATGCTGATCGACATGGCCCGGCGGGCCTCGTCCGACGGGATGAGCCTGGCCGCCTTCATCGCCCAGGCCGGCGAGATGATCCTCGACGACTCGCGCTACGAGCAGGCGGCGGTGGCGGCGGAAGAGCAGGACGTCGTTCGCCTGATGACAATCCACAAGGCCAAGGGGCTGGAGTTCCCCGTGGTGATCGTTCCGGACCTCAGTTCCGGCAGCCGCCCCTCGACCGCCGCCGTTCTGGGACGCGCCGATCTGGGCCTGACGTGCAAACCGCCCCAGCCCGATGACGGCGAAGAAGACGCGCCCACCCCGCTGATGTACGACCTGGCCCGGCGACTCGAAGCGGCGGAAGATCGACGCGAGGATCTGCGCCGACTCTACGTCGCCGTCACGCGCCACCAGGACCACCTGATCCTCGTCGGCGCCGATGTCCGCAGCGAGAGCGGGCAGTTCAAACCCTCCTCCAGTCCGCTGGCCGAGATGGACTCGGTGCTGGGCATCGCCGCGGCGATCGACTCGGGCCAACAGACGCTGCCTTACGCCGGCGGGTTCCAAGCCAGCGTTGCCAGCCAGGCGGCGGGGGCGATGCCCCGGATAAAACCGGCGGCTCGCAAGGGGACGGCCCTGCTGGCGCAGTCGGCGAATGGGGATGATTTGGCGGCAAGAGTTCTTGACGCCGCCGGAGGGGAGAGTCTCGCCGACACGGCGGCTGAGAAACGGCCGCCATCTGGAGTTCCGGGGCTGCTGGGGGTCCTGCCGGCAGAGAATGCGCAACTCACGGTGGCGGTGACGGCTTTGGCGGATTTTCAAACCTGTCCCATGCTTTACCGCTGGCGCTACGAACTGGCCGTGCCGGAGATTCCCGCCCGTGCGATCATTGGCAAACAGGGCGACGGCGATGAAATCGGTGTCGCCATGCCACCGGGCCCTGCTATCGCCGGGTTCGATGCCGCCCAGCAAGGCACGCTGTTTCATCGGTGCATGGAACTGCTGAATCCGCCGGCCGCCCAGACGGCGGGCGAACTGGTGTCCGCCGCGGCGGCGCAGTTGGGGATGGACCTGGGCTCCCAAGCCACCGAGGCCGCCGCGCAGTTGCAGGACATGCTCGACCGCCTGGTTGCCCAGCCGTTCTGGGGCGGTCTGTCCAGCAGCCGCCGGCGACTGCCGGAGCTGTCCTTCGCGTTGGAATGCGGCCGCCTGACGCTGCGCGGGCAGATCGACCTGCTGTACCAGGACGAGGGCGGATGGCACATCATCGACTACAAGAGCGACCGCGTCACCCCGGACGACGTGCCCGCCAAGGTCGAGCACTACCGCCTTCAGATGGCCGCTTACGCCCTGGCAGCGGCGAAAATTCTGGGCGAACCGGTGGCCGACGCGACTCTGTACTTCCTTCGCCCGGGCGTGGCGGCGTGCGTCTACGCCGGTCAAAGCGGGCAGGCGGCCCGGTCGACGATCGACGCGGTGGCTGAGGAGTTGCTCCGCTGCCGCCGCGGCGGGCGCTTTGAGCGCCGCCGGGGCCAGTACTGCAATTACTGCCACTACCGAACCTTGTGCGAATGA
- a CDS encoding PIN domain-containing protein, whose amino-acid sequence MVLYFIRMIFLLIVIALTTFFAFQKDAASQGEVTSRGTAYIILYITIPVLAAFALVLVDILWRRKRLQMISGLFFGIIGGLIIAFGLGLIVDLVAQIFPVFNQDQGLKLAVPLVKVLVGAMAVFLCVTFVLQTKDDFRFVIPYVEFAKESRGPRPLLLDTSVIIDGRIADVAATGILESEVIVPRFVLTELQAVADSADKLKRNRGRRGLDVLDKLQDSPKLNLVISDLSIPDVEVLTEVDAKLVAMARHINARVVTNDYNLNKIAQLRGVDVININDLANGLKPVVLPGESLKIKVLRPGEDSGQGVGYLDDGTMVVAEQARDFIGREITIVVTSVLQTSAGRMIFGKLDADRTLGPNGRPKPSAQV is encoded by the coding sequence ATGGTTCTGTACTTCATCCGCATGATCTTTCTGCTGATCGTCATTGCGCTGACGACGTTCTTCGCGTTCCAGAAAGACGCGGCCTCCCAGGGCGAGGTCACCTCCCGCGGGACGGCCTACATCATCCTTTATATCACCATCCCGGTGCTGGCGGCCTTTGCCCTGGTGCTGGTGGACATCCTCTGGCGCCGCAAGCGCCTGCAGATGATCAGCGGTTTGTTCTTCGGGATCATCGGCGGGCTGATTATCGCCTTCGGTCTGGGGCTGATCGTGGACCTGGTAGCCCAGATTTTCCCGGTCTTCAATCAGGACCAGGGGCTCAAGCTGGCCGTGCCGCTGGTGAAGGTGCTCGTCGGGGCCATGGCGGTCTTCCTGTGCGTGACGTTCGTGCTGCAGACCAAGGACGACTTCCGCTTTGTGATTCCCTACGTCGAGTTCGCCAAGGAGTCCCGCGGCCCGCGCCCGCTGCTGCTGGACACGTCGGTGATCATCGACGGGCGCATCGCCGACGTCGCCGCCACGGGCATCCTGGAGTCCGAAGTCATCGTCCCGCGATTCGTGCTGACCGAACTGCAGGCCGTGGCGGATTCGGCCGACAAGCTCAAGCGAAACCGCGGTCGCCGCGGACTGGACGTGCTGGACAAGCTGCAGGACAGCCCCAAGCTCAACCTGGTCATCTCGGACCTGAGCATTCCGGACGTGGAAGTCCTTACCGAGGTCGACGCCAAGCTCGTGGCGATGGCCCGCCACATCAACGCCCGCGTCGTCACCAACGACTACAATCTCAACAAGATCGCCCAATTGCGCGGCGTGGACGTGATCAACATCAACGACCTGGCCAACGGTCTCAAGCCCGTCGTCCTGCCCGGCGAATCGCTGAAGATCAAGGTGCTGCGCCCCGGCGAAGACTCCGGCCAGGGGGTCGGATACCTCGACGACGGAACGATGGTCGTGGCCGAGCAGGCGCGCGACTTTATCGGTCGCGAGATCACGATCGTCGTCACCAGCGTGCTGCAGACCTCGGCCGGTCGGATGATTTTCGGCAAGCTCGACGCCGATCGCACGCTGGGCCCCAACGGGCGTCCGAAGCCTTCGGCGCAGGTCTGA
- a CDS encoding cytidylate kinase family protein has product MKPGAVDETDAQNAGPFITISRQAGCYGFSLGLLLMEILNEDIPASTATWKIYHKEILSKLATETNVAEEFIEKQRRAKQGFLEGLFRSLSKDQAPSGQAIRNRITTIIRGLAIEGHAILIGQGAIGATQDLPNGLSVRVEAPENWRVKQVAFREGLGETQARLRIRAMEEEREYLRRMYETSASQRPRFNVTYDCSVFSLAQIAQQVVYAMKLLKII; this is encoded by the coding sequence ATGAAACCTGGCGCCGTCGACGAGACCGACGCCCAGAATGCCGGACCGTTCATCACGATCTCGCGCCAGGCCGGGTGCTACGGGTTTTCGCTGGGACTGCTGCTGATGGAAATTCTCAACGAAGACATCCCCGCCTCCACGGCGACCTGGAAGATCTATCACAAGGAAATCCTCTCCAAGCTCGCCACCGAGACGAACGTGGCTGAGGAGTTCATCGAGAAGCAGCGCCGCGCCAAGCAGGGCTTTCTGGAAGGGCTGTTCCGATCGCTGTCGAAGGACCAGGCGCCCTCCGGCCAGGCGATCCGCAACCGCATTACCACGATCATCCGCGGCCTGGCGATCGAGGGGCACGCGATCCTGATCGGCCAGGGCGCCATCGGGGCCACGCAGGACCTGCCCAACGGCCTGTCGGTTCGCGTCGAGGCGCCGGAGAACTGGCGCGTCAAGCAGGTGGCGTTCCGCGAGGGGTTGGGCGAAACCCAGGCTCGCCTGAGAATCCGCGCGATGGAAGAGGAGCGGGAATATCTGCGGCGGATGTACGAAACCTCCGCCTCGCAGCGACCCCGCTTCAACGTCACCTATGATTGTTCGGTCTTTTCGCTGGCCCAGATTGCCCAGCAGGTTGTCTATGCCATGAAACTGCTCAAGATTATCTAG
- a CDS encoding V-type ATP synthase subunit A, translated as MNGRIVAVYGNMVIAQIEGQVVQNSIGYCCRSDGARLLSEVIRIRGQHADLQVFEETRGLKVGNPVEFHQEMLSVALGPGLLGQIYDGLQNPLPKLAESTGFFLQPGQYIHGLDLDRKWDFTPTAAVGDTLTAAATLGTVPEGIFTHQIMAPFTLAGPCKVESIAAGGSYTIADEIAVLSDERGQRHSVTMQQNWPVKVALNISRRRLMPTEPLVTRVRIIDTMFPIVRGGTYCIPGPFGAGKTVLQQITSRHAEIDVVIIAACGERAGEVVETLREFPELSDPRTGKSLMERTIIICNTSAMPVAAREASVYTAATLGEYYRQMGLNVLLLADSTSRWAQAMRELSGRLEEIPGEEAFPAYLESRIAGFYERAAAVELNDGRIGTLTIGGTVSPAGGNFEEPVTQGTLKVVGAFHGLSRARSDARRYPAIDPLDSWSKYAGIMNPDDVAFVRGMLKRGNDVAQMMTVVGEEGTSVDDFLIMLKAEFFDDCYLQQNAFDEVDAATPADRQKAVFARVVEVLRLEFDFADKDRARTTMVAVADLFRNWNYAKSGSDEYRALEERIARFIATKGTTQE; from the coding sequence GTGAATGGACGAATTGTCGCAGTCTACGGAAACATGGTGATCGCCCAGATCGAGGGACAGGTGGTCCAGAACTCGATCGGGTACTGCTGCCGCAGCGACGGGGCTCGACTGCTCAGCGAGGTGATCCGCATCCGCGGTCAGCACGCCGACCTGCAGGTCTTTGAAGAAACGCGCGGGCTCAAGGTCGGAAACCCCGTCGAGTTCCACCAGGAAATGCTCTCCGTCGCCTTGGGACCGGGCCTGCTGGGCCAGATCTACGACGGCCTGCAGAATCCCCTGCCCAAGCTGGCCGAATCGACCGGATTTTTTCTCCAGCCCGGCCAGTACATCCACGGTCTGGACCTGGATCGCAAGTGGGACTTTACGCCCACCGCGGCCGTCGGCGACACCCTGACCGCCGCGGCGACGCTGGGCACCGTGCCCGAGGGCATCTTCACGCACCAGATCATGGCGCCGTTCACGCTGGCCGGACCATGCAAGGTCGAGTCGATCGCCGCGGGCGGTTCGTACACCATTGCCGACGAAATCGCCGTCCTGTCCGACGAGCGCGGCCAGCGGCACAGCGTCACCATGCAGCAGAACTGGCCGGTCAAGGTCGCGCTGAACATCTCGCGACGCCGCCTGATGCCCACCGAGCCGCTGGTCACCCGCGTGCGGATCATCGACACGATGTTCCCCATCGTGCGCGGCGGCACGTACTGCATCCCCGGACCGTTCGGGGCCGGCAAGACCGTCCTGCAGCAGATCACCTCCCGCCACGCCGAGATCGACGTGGTGATCATCGCCGCCTGCGGCGAGCGCGCCGGAGAGGTCGTCGAGACGCTGCGCGAGTTCCCCGAGCTGTCCGACCCGCGCACCGGCAAGAGCCTCATGGAACGCACCATCATCATCTGCAACACCTCGGCCATGCCCGTCGCTGCACGCGAGGCTTCGGTCTACACCGCCGCGACCCTGGGCGAGTACTACCGCCAGATGGGGCTCAACGTGCTGCTGCTGGCCGACTCGACCAGCCGCTGGGCCCAGGCCATGCGCGAGCTGTCGGGGCGCCTGGAAGAAATCCCCGGCGAAGAGGCGTTCCCGGCGTACCTGGAGAGCCGGATCGCCGGGTTCTACGAGCGCGCCGCCGCCGTCGAGCTCAACGACGGGCGCATCGGAACGCTGACCATCGGCGGGACGGTCAGCCCGGCCGGCGGCAACTTCGAAGAGCCCGTCACGCAGGGCACGCTCAAGGTGGTCGGGGCGTTCCACGGCCTCTCGCGCGCCCGCAGCGACGCGCGGCGTTATCCGGCGATCGACCCGCTGGATTCCTGGAGCAAGTACGCTGGCATCATGAATCCCGACGACGTGGCGTTCGTTCGCGGCATGCTCAAGCGCGGCAACGACGTGGCGCAGATGATGACCGTCGTCGGCGAGGAAGGCACCAGCGTCGACGACTTTCTGATCATGCTCAAAGCCGAGTTCTTCGACGACTGCTACCTCCAGCAGAACGCCTTCGACGAGGTCGACGCCGCCACGCCCGCCGACCGCCAGAAAGCCGTCTTCGCCCGCGTCGTCGAGGTGCTCAGGCTCGAGTTCGACTTCGCCGACAAGGACCGGGCCCGCACCACGATGGTCGCCGTGGCCGACCTCTTCCGCAACTGGAACTATGCCAAGAGCGGCAGCGACGAATACCGGGCCCTTGAAGAGCGCATCGCCCGTTTCATCGCCACGAAAGGCACGACACAAGAATGA
- a CDS encoding V-type ATP synthase subunit B: MRKYFNEIMRIAGNVVTVGAENVGYEELAMIVSQRRSSLAQVIHLESDQVSLQVFNGTQGISTSDRVRFLGRPMQVPFSDDLLGRVFDGSGRPRDGRADVVGEMIEVARPAVNPVKRLMPDKMVHTGIPMIDIFNSLVESQKLPIFSVAGEPYNELLARIGLQAKADIIILGGMGLRHDDYLKFQQAFDEGGVLGRSIMFIHTAADPVVETLLVPDLCLAVGEQFALQGKRVLVLLTDMTAFADALKEISIIMEQIPSNRGYPGDLYTQMAKRYEKAVDFDGAGSMTLLACTTMPGDDVTHPVPDNTGYITEGQFYLRNGRIEPFGSLSRLKQQVNGKTRDDHRAIMTACIQLYSQCVQSREKRDMGFEVSKWDQALLDYGAAFESRIMDLRVNIPLFDALDRCWEILADCFTPEEVGIRRSILEAHWPKPLDKEAPAAATA, from the coding sequence ATGAGAAAGTACTTCAACGAGATCATGCGCATCGCCGGCAACGTCGTCACCGTCGGCGCCGAGAACGTCGGGTACGAAGAGCTCGCGATGATCGTCTCGCAGCGCCGCTCCTCGCTGGCGCAGGTGATCCACCTCGAGAGCGACCAGGTCAGCCTGCAGGTCTTCAACGGCACGCAGGGCATCTCCACCAGCGACCGCGTGCGATTCCTCGGCCGGCCGATGCAGGTGCCCTTCAGCGACGACCTGCTCGGGCGCGTCTTCGACGGCTCGGGCCGTCCGCGCGACGGACGCGCCGACGTCGTCGGCGAGATGATCGAGGTCGCCCGACCGGCGGTCAACCCCGTCAAACGCCTCATGCCCGACAAGATGGTGCATACCGGTATCCCGATGATCGACATCTTCAACTCGCTCGTCGAGTCGCAGAAGCTGCCGATCTTCTCCGTCGCCGGCGAACCGTACAACGAACTGTTGGCCCGCATCGGGCTCCAGGCCAAGGCCGACATCATCATTCTGGGCGGCATGGGCCTGCGCCACGACGACTACCTCAAGTTCCAGCAGGCCTTCGACGAAGGCGGCGTGCTGGGGCGCTCGATCATGTTCATCCACACCGCCGCCGACCCGGTCGTCGAGACCCTGCTGGTGCCGGACCTGTGCCTGGCCGTGGGCGAGCAGTTCGCCCTGCAGGGCAAGCGCGTGCTGGTGCTGCTGACGGACATGACGGCCTTTGCCGACGCCCTGAAGGAAATCTCCATCATCATGGAGCAGATTCCCTCCAACCGCGGGTATCCCGGCGACCTGTACACGCAGATGGCCAAGCGGTACGAGAAGGCCGTCGACTTCGACGGCGCCGGTTCGATGACGCTGCTGGCCTGCACGACGATGCCCGGCGACGACGTGACGCACCCCGTGCCCGACAACACCGGGTACATCACCGAAGGGCAGTTCTACCTGCGCAACGGGCGCATCGAGCCGTTCGGGTCGCTCTCGCGTCTCAAGCAGCAGGTCAACGGCAAGACGCGCGACGACCATCGCGCGATCATGACCGCCTGCATCCAGCTTTACTCCCAGTGCGTCCAGTCGCGCGAGAAGCGCGACATGGGCTTCGAGGTCTCCAAGTGGGACCAGGCCCTGCTCGACTACGGCGCCGCCTTCGAGAGCCGCATCATGGACCTGCGGGTCAACATCCCGCTGTTCGACGCCCTAGACCGCTGCTGGGAGATCCTGGCCGACTGCTTCACCCCCGAAGAGGTCGGCATCCGCCGCAGCATTCTGGAAGCACACTGGCCCAAGCCGCTGGACAAAGAAGCCCCGGCCGCCGCAACCGCATAA
- a CDS encoding V-type ATP synthase subunit D, translated as MAQKVKLTRPELKRQRDALTRFERYLPMLKLKQQQLQSTVQQVQRKTIEAQRDAEAAQQSFDRYSAVLADRAGVNVTALAEPSQVKTTTANIAGVTIPVFQGVEFAAADYSLFTTPAWVDRAVADLRSISSLRARAEILHRQQILLQRELLKIIQRVNLFEKVKIPRTREIIRVIRIKLGDEMTAAVGRAKIAKTKLSESDFHTAAEPAEPEAPAQATTEGTP; from the coding sequence ATGGCACAGAAGGTCAAACTGACTCGCCCCGAGCTCAAGCGCCAGCGCGACGCGCTGACGCGCTTCGAGCGCTACCTGCCCATGCTCAAGCTCAAGCAGCAGCAACTCCAGAGCACCGTGCAGCAGGTGCAGCGCAAGACCATCGAGGCCCAGCGCGACGCCGAGGCGGCGCAGCAGAGCTTCGACCGCTACAGCGCGGTGCTGGCGGATCGCGCCGGCGTCAACGTGACCGCCCTGGCCGAACCCTCGCAGGTGAAGACCACCACCGCCAACATCGCCGGCGTGACGATCCCGGTCTTTCAGGGCGTCGAGTTCGCCGCGGCGGACTACAGCCTGTTCACCACGCCCGCCTGGGTCGACCGCGCGGTGGCCGACCTGCGGTCCATCAGCTCGCTCAGGGCCCGCGCCGAGATCCTCCATCGCCAGCAGATCCTGCTGCAGCGGGAGTTGCTCAAGATCATCCAGCGCGTCAACCTCTTCGAAAAGGTCAAGATCCCCCGCACTCGCGAGATCATCCGCGTCATCCGCATCAAGCTCGGAGACGAGATGACCGCGGCCGTCGGACGGGCCAAGATCGCCAAGACCAAGCTGTCGGAGTCCGACTTCCACACCGCCGCCGAACCCGCCGAGCCTGAGGCCCCGGCCCAGGCGACCACGGAGGGCACGCCATGA
- a CDS encoding V-type ATPase 116kDa subunit family protein, with protein MIVTMQKVYVAVAAGDRGRLLDGLADLGVMHLQPVDPSLVKVDEPTARARDAARRAMQILASVESAGPRPSIAPAQAVDEVMELSRRSAEQISRLAALHRQIEQLEPWGDVRLEQLQALASAGVPLRFFDVPREAIDQVRAELVQEVATLPREHALVAAVDRAGALQIPEAAVELPLPARDRPSIRAEAAHLDATIKADAARLAQLAGLADDIRHHLGQLEERAAFMQADTGSLVSGPLFAVQGWMPANDVARLTQQLADSGITAAVAAMDAADDETPPTLVRPPRWAKPIQGLMTMLGLDPGYRETDVSVAFMIALPIFAAILIGDAGYGLLFLLAPVLLYRKTVAKMGRDMTHLIMIIGVTTMIWGCLTSSFFGINFLKLLTGRGALIEVSMGSEAMRFMMLLSFTIGVLHLSLAQLWRAALIFPSLQFLCKVGWAIFLWGMYGVVRMVVLQAPFNTGTPWPYLLIAGGALAIIFTSPSRNIFRMVLVGLANFPLAGIGTFSDIMSYVRLMAIGLAGAVLASNFNELGTSAGPIFLIPIVLFGHALNIGLAMIALFAHGVRLNVLEFSNNFGMEWSGHPYRPFERTSQ; from the coding sequence ATGATCGTGACCATGCAGAAGGTCTACGTGGCCGTCGCCGCCGGCGACCGGGGGCGACTCCTCGACGGCCTGGCCGACCTGGGCGTCATGCACCTCCAGCCGGTCGATCCGTCGCTGGTCAAGGTCGACGAACCGACCGCCCGCGCCCGCGACGCCGCCCGACGCGCCATGCAGATTCTCGCCTCGGTGGAGTCCGCCGGTCCGCGACCGTCGATTGCACCGGCCCAGGCCGTTGACGAAGTCATGGAACTCTCCCGACGCTCGGCCGAGCAGATCAGCCGCCTGGCCGCGTTGCATCGCCAGATCGAGCAGCTCGAGCCCTGGGGTGACGTGCGACTGGAACAGTTGCAGGCGCTGGCCTCAGCCGGCGTGCCGCTGCGGTTCTTCGACGTGCCTCGCGAGGCGATCGATCAGGTCAGGGCTGAACTGGTTCAAGAGGTCGCCACCCTGCCGCGAGAACACGCCTTGGTGGCCGCCGTCGACCGCGCCGGCGCCTTGCAGATTCCCGAGGCGGCTGTCGAACTGCCTCTGCCCGCGCGCGACCGCCCCTCCATCCGCGCCGAAGCCGCCCACCTCGACGCGACCATTAAGGCCGACGCCGCACGACTGGCGCAGTTGGCCGGACTCGCCGACGACATCCGCCACCACCTGGGGCAACTGGAAGAGCGGGCCGCGTTCATGCAGGCCGATACCGGTTCGCTGGTCAGCGGGCCTCTCTTTGCCGTTCAGGGTTGGATGCCCGCCAATGACGTCGCACGACTGACCCAACAGTTGGCCGACTCGGGCATCACTGCCGCCGTCGCGGCCATGGACGCCGCCGATGACGAGACGCCGCCGACGCTGGTTCGCCCGCCGCGCTGGGCCAAGCCGATCCAGGGGCTCATGACGATGCTGGGCCTGGACCCGGGTTATCGCGAGACGGACGTGTCGGTGGCCTTCATGATCGCCCTGCCGATCTTCGCGGCGATCCTCATCGGCGACGCGGGCTACGGACTGCTGTTCCTGCTCGCGCCAGTCCTGCTGTATCGCAAAACCGTGGCAAAAATGGGGCGGGACATGACGCACCTGATCATGATCATCGGCGTCACGACGATGATCTGGGGCTGCCTGACCAGTTCTTTCTTCGGCATCAATTTCCTGAAATTGCTGACTGGACGCGGAGCGTTGATTGAAGTATCGATGGGGTCTGAAGCAATGCGATTCATGATGCTCCTGAGTTTCACCATTGGCGTACTGCATCTGTCCCTTGCGCAGCTTTGGCGAGCAGCGTTAATCTTCCCGAGCCTCCAGTTCCTGTGCAAAGTAGGCTGGGCGATCTTCCTGTGGGGCATGTACGGGGTGGTGCGCATGGTGGTCCTGCAGGCCCCGTTTAACACGGGCACCCCATGGCCGTATCTGCTGATCGCAGGGGGCGCACTGGCGATCATCTTCACCAGTCCCTCCCGCAACATCTTCCGCATGGTCCTGGTTGGTCTGGCCAACTTCCCGCTGGCAGGCATCGGAACGTTCTCCGACATCATGAGCTATGTGCGATTGATGGCCATCGGTCTGGCGGGCGCCGTTCTGGCGAGCAACTTCAACGAATTGGGCACCAGCGCCGGTCCCATTTTTTTGATCCCCATCGTGCTTTTCGGTCATGCCCTGAATATCGGCTTGGCCATGATTGCCCTGTTCGCACATGGCGTGCGATTGAACGTGCTGGAATTTTCGAATAACTTTGGCATGGAATGGTCGGGGCACCCGTACCGGCCGTTCGAGCGAACCTCACAGTAG